The following proteins are co-located in the Synechococcus sp. PROS-U-1 genome:
- a CDS encoding Hsp70 family protein, translating into MGEEKLQHSEQRGGTLAIDLGSTTTVVAYQGSTSTTADLLNLPAICSRAGEIPSLVWDAKQQPLIGRQVLESGLNDSSDIRLHRDFKGRIGETDAPNQEAARWAGEQLIQQIWSRLPPDLAIERLVLTAPVECYRAYRSWLLQACTTLPVAEIALVDEPTAAAMGAGLPAGSTLLVVDLGGSTLDLALVALEGGEGRAAPIAQLLRLGGRSLGDNSRQMLRTAMVLGKAGLRLGGRDIDRWIVDRCCPGQPASSALLNAAERLKCRLSDTTLAEREQLMELAVDEQEHVLRLSRSELNTLLLERGFGDALEQLLETCLAGGRRNNCTLEDLEGVVAVGGGAQLPLLRQWLADNTAPARLLTPPPVEAVALGALQLTPGVAIRDVLQHGVSLRFWDQRSNSHRWHPLFVAGQPWPSPAPLDLVLAASQNEQHSLELVLGEPISQGSHSVVFVDGLPTLQEQAAGEVSHQPWPSDALVLPLEPPGEQGEDCLRLRWSIDAEAQLQLEINDLRSGQVWSHPTLGAVR; encoded by the coding sequence GTGGGCGAAGAAAAGCTTCAACATTCAGAACAGCGGGGCGGAACACTCGCCATCGACCTGGGCAGCACAACAACGGTGGTGGCGTATCAGGGTTCGACATCAACCACAGCCGATCTACTGAACCTTCCAGCCATCTGCAGCCGAGCTGGTGAGATTCCAAGCCTGGTGTGGGACGCAAAGCAACAACCCCTGATTGGTCGGCAGGTGCTCGAGTCCGGGCTCAATGACTCCAGTGACATCCGTCTGCATCGCGACTTCAAGGGCAGGATCGGTGAAACGGACGCCCCGAATCAGGAGGCTGCTCGCTGGGCCGGAGAGCAGCTGATTCAGCAGATCTGGAGCCGTCTGCCTCCAGATCTTGCGATTGAGCGGCTGGTGCTCACTGCCCCCGTTGAGTGCTATCGGGCCTACCGCAGCTGGTTGCTGCAGGCCTGCACCACGCTGCCAGTGGCCGAGATTGCCCTTGTCGATGAACCCACTGCTGCAGCCATGGGGGCAGGACTCCCGGCTGGATCCACGCTGCTGGTGGTGGACCTGGGGGGAAGCACCCTGGATCTGGCCTTGGTGGCGTTGGAAGGAGGGGAAGGTCGTGCCGCACCTATCGCGCAACTGCTGCGTCTTGGTGGACGCAGCCTGGGGGACAACAGCCGCCAGATGCTCCGCACAGCCATGGTTCTGGGAAAAGCAGGCCTTCGCCTTGGTGGCCGCGACATCGATCGCTGGATTGTCGACCGCTGTTGCCCAGGACAACCCGCCAGCTCCGCCCTGCTCAATGCCGCCGAACGACTCAAATGTCGCTTAAGCGACACCACACTGGCCGAACGCGAGCAGCTGATGGAATTAGCGGTGGATGAGCAGGAGCATGTTCTCCGCCTGTCGCGCAGCGAGCTCAACACACTGCTGCTGGAGCGCGGATTCGGGGATGCACTCGAACAACTGCTGGAGACCTGTCTGGCCGGTGGTCGCCGCAACAACTGCACCCTGGAGGATCTGGAGGGAGTCGTGGCCGTCGGGGGTGGTGCCCAGCTGCCCCTCCTGCGCCAATGGCTTGCCGACAACACGGCGCCAGCCCGCTTGCTCACCCCGCCACCGGTGGAAGCGGTGGCCCTCGGTGCCCTGCAACTCACACCAGGAGTGGCCATCAGGGATGTTCTCCAACACGGCGTTTCGCTGCGCTTCTGGGATCAGCGCAGCAACAGCCACCGCTGGCATCCCCTGTTTGTTGCAGGGCAGCCCTGGCCGAGCCCAGCCCCCCTGGATCTCGTTCTTGCCGCAAGCCAGAACGAACAACACAGCCTTGAGCTCGTGCTGGGGGAACCGATCTCCCAGGGCAGCCACAGCGTGGTTTTTGTCGATGGATTACCAACCCTGCAGGAGCAAGCCGCTGGCGAGGTCAGCCATCAGCCCTGGCCCAGCGACGCTCTGGTGTTGCCGCTGGAACCGCCAGGCGAACAGGGCGAAGACTGCCTGAGGCTGCGCTGGAGCATTGATGCTGAAGCGCAGCTGCAGCTGGAGATCAACGATCTGCGCTCCGGACAAGTCTGG
- a CDS encoding photosystem II S4 domain protein yields MLPREDLLDGAQDPGGLTVLIDLAEQVLRTWQPAWSPFLSAPLCEETLARLGSLSELTWVADGGYPGAERQRLLCHRRDDTPDAAAPVQGVLIEGNFLFDPLSPDDLRKALQDMGMDESSLGDLWVRGDRGGQGICTPSAAEALHGRLGAVRDVEIRCESRPLEQLQPPVQRSVRTLQTVEASCRLDAIASAGFGLSRAKIVTHVKAGRLRLNWESVRQASRELVVGDRLQLQDRGSVEVLSLTRTKRERWRVELRRS; encoded by the coding sequence ATGTTGCCCCGGGAGGATTTGCTGGACGGAGCCCAAGACCCCGGCGGGCTGACCGTGCTGATCGATCTAGCGGAGCAGGTCCTACGCACCTGGCAACCGGCATGGAGTCCCTTCCTCAGCGCACCACTCTGTGAGGAAACCCTGGCTCGGCTTGGCAGCCTGAGTGAATTGACCTGGGTGGCTGACGGTGGCTATCCAGGGGCCGAACGCCAACGGCTGCTCTGCCATCGACGCGATGACACCCCCGATGCGGCGGCACCCGTCCAAGGTGTGCTGATCGAAGGCAATTTCCTCTTCGACCCCCTCTCCCCCGACGACCTGCGCAAAGCGTTGCAGGACATGGGCATGGACGAATCCAGCCTTGGTGACCTCTGGGTGCGGGGCGATCGAGGCGGGCAAGGGATCTGCACCCCCAGCGCTGCTGAAGCCCTTCATGGACGCTTGGGTGCCGTCCGCGATGTGGAGATCCGCTGCGAATCTCGTCCCTTGGAACAGCTGCAGCCGCCCGTGCAACGCAGCGTCCGCACCCTGCAGACGGTGGAGGCGTCCTGCCGCCTGGATGCGATCGCATCAGCAGGGTTCGGACTGTCTCGGGCCAAGATCGTGACCCACGTCAAAGCTGGACGCCTGAGGCTCAACTGGGAGAGCGTGCGGCAAGCGAGCCGTGAACTGGTGGTGGGGGACCGCCTGCAGCTGCAGGACCGCGGTTCAGTGGAAGTTCTCTCGCTCACACGCACAAAACGGGAGCGTTGGCGCGTTGAACTGCGCCGCAGCTGA
- the serA gene encoding phosphoglycerate dehydrogenase yields MTKVLVSDPIDQAGIDILGQVAQVDQRTGLSEDELIGIIGEYDGLMIRSGTQVTAAVIAAASRLKIIGRAGVGVDNVDVPAATQRGVLVVNSPEGNTIAAAEHALAMMLTLSRHIPQAHAGMRAGKWDRKKYVGNELYKKTLGVVGLGKIGSHVARVAQAMGMEVIAYDPFIAADRAQRMQVKLSELDELFRSADYVTLHIPRTKDTENLVNAELLRTMKPTARIVNCARGGVVDEAAISEAINNGVIAGAGLDVYASEPLAEDSPLRAVERGLVLTPHLGASTEEAQENVAIDVAEQIRDVLLGLPARSAVNIPGLSAEIMERLKPHLQLAETVGLLVSQLAGGHVKEMELRLQGEFASHPSQPLVIAALKGLLSAGLGDSINFVNASLEAKARGIQVLEVKDESSRDFAGGSLQITTRGDQGSRSVTGAVFADGDLRITSIDAFPVNVTPSSHMLFTRHRDMPGIIGHLGSLLGEHNVNIAAMQVGRKIVRGDAVMVLSIDDPIPADLLQTITAIEGIQEAHPVTL; encoded by the coding sequence ATGACGAAAGTTCTTGTCTCTGATCCGATCGACCAGGCCGGGATCGACATCCTCGGCCAAGTGGCGCAGGTGGATCAGCGCACCGGTCTCTCCGAGGATGAGCTGATCGGCATCATCGGTGAGTACGACGGATTGATGATCCGTTCCGGCACCCAGGTGACCGCCGCGGTGATTGCTGCGGCAAGCCGGCTCAAGATCATTGGCCGTGCGGGAGTCGGTGTCGACAACGTGGACGTCCCTGCGGCAACCCAGCGGGGAGTTCTGGTGGTGAATTCCCCTGAGGGCAACACCATTGCTGCAGCGGAACACGCCCTGGCCATGATGTTGACGCTGTCGCGTCATATCCCCCAGGCCCATGCCGGCATGCGGGCCGGCAAGTGGGACCGCAAGAAGTACGTCGGCAACGAGCTCTATAAGAAAACGCTTGGCGTGGTCGGTCTCGGCAAGATCGGCTCCCACGTTGCCCGGGTCGCCCAGGCCATGGGGATGGAAGTGATTGCCTACGACCCGTTCATCGCGGCTGACCGCGCCCAGCGGATGCAAGTGAAGCTCTCCGAGCTTGATGAGCTGTTCCGCTCCGCCGACTACGTCACCCTGCACATCCCGCGCACCAAGGACACCGAAAACCTTGTGAATGCGGAGCTGCTGCGGACGATGAAACCCACCGCCCGCATCGTCAACTGTGCCCGCGGAGGCGTGGTGGATGAGGCGGCCATCTCTGAAGCCATCAACAACGGTGTGATCGCCGGGGCAGGGCTGGATGTGTATGCCAGTGAGCCTTTGGCAGAAGACTCCCCTCTGCGGGCGGTGGAGCGGGGGCTCGTGCTGACGCCCCATCTCGGTGCCTCGACGGAGGAGGCCCAGGAAAATGTGGCGATCGATGTGGCCGAGCAGATCCGTGATGTGCTGCTGGGTCTACCGGCTCGCAGTGCGGTCAACATCCCCGGCCTCAGCGCAGAGATCATGGAGCGGCTCAAGCCCCACCTGCAGCTCGCAGAGACCGTTGGTCTGCTCGTCAGTCAGCTGGCCGGCGGCCATGTGAAGGAAATGGAACTGCGGCTTCAAGGTGAATTCGCCAGCCACCCGTCTCAGCCTCTGGTGATCGCGGCCCTGAAGGGTCTGCTGAGTGCCGGCCTTGGCGACAGCATCAACTTCGTGAATGCCTCCCTGGAGGCCAAGGCCCGCGGCATTCAGGTGCTGGAGGTGAAGGATGAAAGCAGTCGTGATTTCGCCGGCGGCTCGCTTCAGATCACCACCCGTGGCGATCAGGGCAGCCGCAGCGTCACCGGAGCTGTTTTCGCCGATGGCGATCTGCGCATCACCAGCATTGATGCTTTCCCGGTCAATGTGACGCCGAGCAGCCACATGCTGTTCACCCGGCACCGGGACATGCCTGGAATCATTGGTCACCTGGGGTCCTTGCTGGGTGAACACAACGTCAACATCGCCGCGATGCAGGTGGGTCGAAAGATCGTGCGCGGGGACGCGGTGATGGTGCTCAGCATTGATGATCCGATTCCTGCCGACCTGCTGCAGACGATCACGGCGATCGAGGGCATCCAGGAAGCTCACCCGGTCACGCTCTGA
- a CDS encoding EVE domain-containing protein, producing the protein MKSEPDAYGIDDLRREETTLWDGIRNYQARNFMRSMEVGDQAFFYHSNCKPPGIIGLMEVMETGLVDPTQFDPAAKYYDPKSTPEKPRWDCARLRFLGEFEALLSLDQLRELYSEEQLPVIKRGNRLSILPVPAKTANDLLSRLGQLH; encoded by the coding sequence ATGAAAAGCGAACCCGACGCCTACGGGATCGATGATCTTCGTCGAGAAGAAACCACGCTGTGGGACGGCATCAGGAATTACCAGGCCCGCAATTTTATGCGAAGCATGGAGGTTGGCGACCAGGCTTTTTTCTACCACTCCAATTGCAAACCACCAGGGATCATCGGGCTGATGGAGGTGATGGAGACCGGCCTCGTAGACCCCACCCAGTTTGATCCGGCAGCCAAGTACTACGACCCCAAATCAACGCCAGAAAAACCACGCTGGGACTGTGCTCGGCTGCGATTTCTCGGAGAATTTGAAGCCCTACTGAGTCTCGATCAGCTGCGTGAGCTCTACAGCGAAGAACAGCTGCCCGTGATCAAACGAGGGAACAGGCTGTCGATCCTTCCTGTTCCCGCCAAAACCGCCAACGACCTCCTCTCACGGCTTGGCCAGCTCCACTGA
- a CDS encoding DUF1818 family protein has translation MIQQEGAGWRLSRDPSRGQYCVLVGGERWAFELTEPEWRDLVDLVETLEQQHQGLVDQLMPDETIELELDRGVWWGCLSGDCSQWELRILLTPLKGRAAEGEWPAPAAAAVVAAMRTLWDSQH, from the coding sequence GTGATTCAGCAGGAGGGAGCTGGATGGCGTTTGTCGCGGGATCCCTCCCGTGGTCAGTACTGCGTTCTTGTGGGGGGAGAACGCTGGGCTTTTGAGTTGACTGAGCCGGAGTGGCGAGATCTGGTTGATCTCGTGGAGACCTTGGAGCAGCAGCACCAGGGTCTGGTTGACCAACTGATGCCGGACGAAACGATTGAGCTAGAGCTGGATCGTGGCGTCTGGTGGGGTTGCCTGAGCGGTGATTGCAGCCAGTGGGAGCTGCGCATCCTGCTCACGCCGCTGAAGGGGCGTGCTGCAGAGGGTGAATGGCCAGCCCCCGCTGCAGCGGCAGTGGTGGCTGCGATGAGAACCCTCTGGGACTCGCAGCATTGA
- a CDS encoding DUF2811 domain-containing protein translates to MPEGLEQASTAECSVVSFQSDLPQPLQQAMTQFIEGHPNWDQYRLVQAALAGFLVQNGKPSREITRVYVGNMFRRESLLNGV, encoded by the coding sequence ATGCCGGAAGGCCTTGAGCAAGCTTCCACGGCTGAGTGCAGTGTTGTGAGTTTCCAATCGGATTTGCCGCAGCCCCTTCAGCAGGCCATGACCCAATTCATCGAAGGTCATCCGAATTGGGATCAATACCGTCTGGTTCAGGCTGCGCTGGCAGGATTCCTGGTGCAGAACGGCAAGCCCTCTCGTGAAATCACGCGGGTTTACGTCGGAAACATGTTCCGCCGGGAGTCACTGCTTAATGGTGTCTGA
- a CDS encoding DNA-directed RNA polymerase subunit omega has product MLSAGVDSTDLAKRGESLIRQSSNRYLTTVRIAFRAKQRRFDDFDGLLEESSVKPVQRAIVELSDEQDQPDLLPG; this is encoded by the coding sequence GTGCTTTCGGCCGGAGTTGATTCCACAGATCTCGCCAAGCGTGGCGAAAGCTTGATCCGTCAATCAAGCAACCGCTATCTGACGACGGTGCGGATTGCCTTCCGCGCCAAACAGCGGCGCTTCGATGACTTCGATGGCCTGCTGGAGGAGTCCAGTGTCAAGCCAGTTCAACGGGCCATCGTTGAATTGAGCGACGAGCAAGATCAGCCCGATCTGCTGCCTGGTTGA
- the murD gene encoding UDP-N-acetylmuramoyl-L-alanine--D-glutamate ligase gives MTRTIVVGMGRSGLGAARLLKQQNRDVVVFERGDNDALQQIAKTLGQEGIQVALGQPLTPESFQTWRDGLDAVVIGPGIPWDHPTLLQLRSDGIQVRGEMDLAWDALRQIPWIGITGTNGKTTVTHLLSHVLESSGLKAPMGGNMGLSAAELACQIASGATPQPDWLVMELSSYQIEAAPTVAPKIGIWTTLTPDHLERHGSLEAYRAIKRGLLERSQCALFNADDPDLRQQRSSWQHGTWVSGEGARPDGQPADLWIDAEGMVRNSTTTLFAADVLAMPGSHNRQNLLLVTAAALAVGLSPQQIAASLSTFPGVPHRLEHLGTLAGANVFNDSKATNYDAAEVGLKAMQGPVVVLAGGQTKRGDASGWMKTLETRACSLILFGTGAEELANLAKAAGYPGELLQCQELETAVNLAAVAVQRQGASALLLSPACASFDQYRDFEARGEHFRALVQPFLDAA, from the coding sequence ATGACACGCACGATTGTCGTTGGCATGGGGCGCTCAGGTTTGGGTGCTGCACGTTTGCTCAAGCAGCAGAATCGTGACGTTGTTGTTTTCGAGCGGGGCGACAACGATGCCCTGCAACAAATCGCGAAAACGCTGGGTCAAGAAGGAATTCAGGTTGCCTTAGGGCAGCCCTTGACCCCAGAGAGCTTCCAGACCTGGCGAGATGGCCTGGATGCTGTGGTGATCGGCCCTGGAATTCCCTGGGATCACCCAACCCTGCTCCAACTGCGATCAGATGGCATCCAGGTTCGTGGCGAGATGGACCTGGCCTGGGATGCCCTCCGCCAGATCCCCTGGATCGGCATCACGGGAACCAACGGCAAAACCACGGTCACGCATCTGCTGAGCCATGTGTTGGAGAGCTCGGGCCTCAAGGCCCCCATGGGGGGGAACATGGGCCTCTCCGCTGCGGAACTGGCCTGTCAGATCGCTTCCGGGGCCACGCCACAGCCGGATTGGCTCGTGATGGAGCTAAGCAGTTATCAGATTGAGGCAGCGCCCACAGTTGCCCCCAAGATCGGGATCTGGACAACGCTGACGCCTGATCATCTTGAGCGCCACGGCAGCCTGGAGGCCTATCGAGCCATCAAACGTGGGCTGCTCGAACGCTCACAGTGCGCCCTCTTCAATGCCGATGATCCGGATCTGCGCCAGCAACGAAGCAGCTGGCAGCACGGCACATGGGTGAGCGGTGAAGGGGCAAGACCGGATGGCCAGCCAGCCGATCTCTGGATTGATGCCGAAGGCATGGTGCGGAACAGCACCACCACGCTGTTCGCTGCTGATGTCCTGGCGATGCCGGGCAGCCACAATCGGCAAAACCTCCTGCTGGTTACCGCTGCAGCATTGGCGGTCGGCCTCTCCCCCCAGCAGATCGCGGCCTCCCTAAGCACGTTTCCGGGCGTCCCTCATCGGCTCGAACACCTCGGAACCCTGGCAGGAGCGAACGTTTTCAACGACAGCAAAGCCACCAATTACGACGCTGCTGAGGTCGGCTTGAAAGCCATGCAGGGACCGGTGGTGGTGCTGGCCGGGGGGCAAACCAAACGTGGCGATGCCAGTGGATGGATGAAGACGCTCGAAACCAGGGCCTGCAGCCTGATCCTGTTCGGAACAGGGGCTGAAGAACTGGCCAACCTGGCCAAGGCGGCTGGCTATCCAGGCGAACTCCTGCAATGCCAGGAGCTCGAAACCGCTGTCAATCTGGCTGCGGTGGCCGTGCAGCGGCAGGGTGCCTCCGCACTGTTGCTGTCACCAGCCTGCGCCAGTTTTGACCAATACCGGGATTTCGAAGCGCGAGGCGAGCACTTCCGCGCCCTGGTCCAACCCTTTCTGGACGCCGCCTGA